In Geotalea uraniireducens, the genomic window CCCGAGATTGGCGTTCATGATCGCTTTCTCGATGACCGGGATCAATTTTGCTTCCCAGGGCTGGATAATAATCGTCCGCGGCTCCGGCACCGAGAGGGTCGCAACCTGGTTGAGCGGCGAGGGGTTGCCGTAATACTCGACCTTGACTTCATCAAGGAGACCGGTGCTCGCCCTGCCGGTGCGGACCTTCTGGTACTCCTTGCGAAGCGACTCTATCGATTTATCCATATGATTCTTCATATTGGCGATGACGTCTTTGGTCATGTCACTCTCCTTTCACGATGGTCCCGATCTCCTCGCCACACACGACCTTCTTGATATTTCCGTAGGTGGTAACGTCAAAAACGATGATCGGCAGGTTATTGTCCATACAAAGGGAGGTTGCGGTGGCATCCATGACCTGGAGCCCTTTTTTCAGCACCTCAAGGTAAGTCAGGCGCGGATACTTCGAGGCATTGGGGTCTTTCATCGGGTCGGCCGAATAGACCCCATCAACTTTCGTCCCCTTGAGTATGACATCGGCCCCAATTTCCATCGCCCGGAGACTTGCCGCCGTATCAGTCGTAAAATACGGATTGCCGGTACCAGCACCGAAAATCACAATACGACTTTTCTCGAGATGGCGGATCGCCCGCCGGCGGATGTACGGCTCAGCCACTTCCTGCATGGCAATTGCCGACTGGACACGGGTATCAACGCCGATTTTCTCAAGAGCATCCTGCATGGCGAGGGAGTTGATCATGGTGGCCAGCATCCCCATGTAATCGGCGCTGGCACGGTCCATCCCCTTTGAAGACGCCGCAAGCCCCCGGAAGATATTGCCGCCGCCGATAACCAGAGCCAGCTCTGCGCCGGTCTCGGTTACCTCCTTGATTTCCGCGGCAATTGCCTTGATCGTCTGCGGATCGATCCCATACCCCTGATCACCCGCAAGCGCCTCTCCCGACAATTTCAGCAACACACGTTTGTAGTACGGGATTCCCATGGTATGTTCGCCCCTGGAACCGATGGCAGTTTGCCCCGGTCACATGAAAAAGGCCGGCCATGCTCCATGACCGGCCAAGACTGACTAGAGCCCTGCTGCTGCAGCAACCTCGGCAGCAAAGTCCGTTTCCTTTTTCGCCAAGCCCTCGCCCAGCGCATACCGGACAAACCGGCGAACGGAGATATTCTCGCCGATCGCAGCAATCGTCTCGTTCAGGTACTGCTGGACAGACTTGTCGGAGTCCTTGACGTACTGCTGCTCCAGCAGGCAGATATCAGCAAAGAACTTATTAACCTGGCCTTCGATGATCTTCTCGATGATATTGTCGGGCTTGCCGGACTCTTTCGCCTTGGCCCGATAGATATCTTTCTCCCGCTCAATGACGTCGGCCGGAACTTCCTCACGTCTGACATAAAGCGGAGATGCTGCAGCGATATGCATCGCAATATCTTTCACAAATGCCTGGAAATTTTCGTTCCTGGCCACGAAATCGGTTTCGCAATTGACTTCGATCAGCACGCCAATCTTGCCGCCGGCATGGATATAAGAACCGACCATCCCTTCCGAGGCGATTCTCCCGGCTTTTTTGGAAGCAGCGGCAAGCCCCTTCTTCCGCAGATAGTCAATGGCTTTTTCCTGGTCGCCACCGGTTTCGGTCAAGGCTTTCTTGCAATCCATCAGGCCGGCGCCGGTGACTTTACGCAACTCGTTTACCTGTGCAGCTGTAATGCTCACTGTATCCTCCCGGACATGGCCGGCGCATCAACTAGTTGCGCCGAACATGCTGTTCTGAATTTTTATTGGATTTGCGATACGGAAAACTATGCCTCTACTTCTTCGGTTTCGGCGACCGGGGCTTCGGCGGCTACTACCGCCTCTTCGCCCTCGCTTTCGGTCTGTAACTCGGTTTCACGGACCTGTAGCCCCTCGTTAACAGCCTCAGCCATCTTGGAGGTCAACAGCCGAATTGCCCGAATGGCATCATCGTTCCCCGGGATTACGTAGTCAATCGGGTCGGGATCGCAGTTCGTGTCAACGACGGCAACAACCGGAATGCCAAGCTTCTTCGCCTCGTTCACCGCAATCGTTTCATTTTTCGGATCAATTACGAACAGGGCGCCGGGCAATTTGCTCATCCCTTTGATGCCGCCGAGGGTTTTCTCCAGTTTCTGCCGCTCTTTTTCAAGCTGGAGCGCTTCCTTCTTGGTGTAGGCATCGATGGAGCCATCGGCGATCATAGCGTCAAGGCGCTTCAGCCGGTCGATGCTCTGCTTGACCGTGGCAAAGTTCGTCAGCATGCCGCCGAGCCAGCGCTGATTGACGTAATACATACCACAACGCTGCGCCTCTTCACCGATGGCATCCTGGGCCTGCTTCTTGGTCCCGACAAAAAGCATCGTTTCCCCGGCCTGGGCATTTTCGCGGACGAAGTTGTACGCATTCTTGAACAACCGCACCGTTTTCTGCAGGTCGATAATATAAATGCCGTTCCGGGCGCCAAAGATAAACGGCTTCATTTTCGGGTTCCACCGCTTGGTCTGGTGACCGAAGTGTACCCCTGCTTCCAACAGTTCTTTCATGGTAATGTTCGACATACTCTAATCTCCTTTTGGTTTTTCCTCCGCTCCCCCGAAAGCCGGAATCCGCGGGTGCAGACACCACCGGCCGGGCAGGAAGCGTGCGAATTAGAAACAGCCTGTCCATATATCACAGCTGCTGGTTCTTGGCAAGGGCAAAGTGATTCCGCTCCCCTTCATTTATTTACACGCCCTCCGCCTTCGTGTATCATGTCCCTTCCATGTCCAGAATCATCTTCAGGTACATCTTCAAAGAAACAGCCGTCCCCTTTTTTCTCGGGATGGCGATATTCACCTTTGTCCTCCTGATGGGCCGCTTACTTAAATTGGCAGAGCTCGTTTTTGCCAAAGGGGTGCCCATTTTAGACGTCGGCAAGCTGATTTTCTTCATGCTCCCCTCGTTTCTAGTTATCACAATCCCCATGGCTTTTCTCCTCGCGGTCCTCCTCGCCTTCGGCAGGCTGTCGGCAGACAGCGAGATCATCGCCTTGAAGGCAGGCGGAGTCGGTACCGCGGCGATGATGCCACCGGTGTTGACCTTTGCCGCCTTAGCCTATCTGGCAACCACCTTTATTTCCGTTTACGCCCTCCCCTGGGGGAATACCTCGTTCAAAGAGTTCCTCTACGAAGTAATTGAGACCAGGGCCGCCATGAGCATCAACGAGAAGGTCTTCAACGACGATTTCCCGGGGCTGGTAATTTATGTCGATAACTATAACCAGCGGACCCACGAGATCACCGGAATATTGATCCACGACGAACGAAATCCCGAAGAGCCATCAACCATTTTCGCCTCCTCAGGCAAACTGATCACGATCCCCGAGGAACGGACCGTTCGCCTCCATCTGGAGAACGGCAGCATCCATCGGAGTCAGGGCGGCAACATCTACCGGCTCATCGAATTTTCCAGTTACGATCTTCTCGTGACCCTGCAGCAACAGAAAAAAGACTATCGCAACGAGCTTGACCTAACGCTCTCAGAGCTCCTGGCGCACCTCCACAAGCCCGGCGAAGATCCAAAATTCCGCCGCGACGTACTGATCGAGCTCAATAAACGTTTTGCCCTCCCCTTTGCCTGCTTTGTTTTCGCGGTGATCGGCGTACCGCTTGGAATCCAGAATCAGCGATCGGGTAAGGCAGGCGGCTTCTCCGCCGCACTGCTGCTGCTCATGCTTTACTACATCCTGATGTCGGCCGGGAGGACCATCGGCGAAAAAGGGATCGTTCATCCGGCTGTCGGCGCATGGCTCCCCAACGGCTTGTTCATCGCGTTCGGCCTATATCTGCTCCACAAGGCCGCCACCGAACAGCCGATCCCTCTCGTCCAGACGGTCAGCGACCTGCTCCACTGGGCCAAAACGCATCTGGGCAGACAGAGGAGAGATTCTTGAACATTTTGACCCGCTACATCACCGCTGCCTATCTCAAGATATTCACGCTCTGTCTTGCGTCGTTCGTCGTGATCTATCTGGTGATCGACTTTCTGGAAAAGATCGGCAGATTCCTCCGTTATCAACCCCAGTGGCTCCATATCGTCGAGTTTTTTCTCTACAAAATTCCGGAAATCGTCACCCAGGTCGTGCCGCTTGCCGTACTCATGGCGACATTACTCACGCTTGGCATGTTATCGCGCAACAGCGAGATCATTGCCATGCGCGGCTGCGGCATCGGACTCGGCAGAATCAGCATGCCAATCATTGTCATCGCCTGTGTGATCAGCCTGCTGACAATCGTATCGAATGAACTGATACTCCCTGAAACATACCAACAGATGCGCTATATCGAAGAAGTCCTGATCAGGAAGAAAAGCGCCAATACGTTCTTCCGGCAGAACAATATCTGGCATCGCGACAACAACGTGATTCTGATGGCTCGAGCCTTCGACCCGACCCACCAACTCCTCAAAGGGATAACCCTCTGGTATTTTTCCAGTGGGATGAAGCCAATCGAACGCATCGACAGCAACCAAGGCGACTGGGACGGCAAGCAGTGGATTCTCCGCAACGTCACCATCAGAAAGCTTGGCCCCACCGCCATTGCAACGGCCAGCAAAACTTCACGGATGCCGGTTACACTGAACCTCCAGCTCGACGATTTGAAGGTGGTAGACAAGTATGCGGACAACATGGGTTTCTTCAAACTGCGAGACTACATTGACAAACTGAGAAAGGGCGGTTACGAAACCACCCGCTATGAAGCGCAGATGCATGCCAAGATTTCATTACCGTTCGCCTCATTGATCATGGCTTTTCTCGGCATCCCCTTTGCCCTGCGCAGCGGCAGATCCAGCGGCATCGCCCTGGGGATCGGAGCCAGCATCGGGATCGGATTTGCATATTTTATTACCAACTCAATTATTGTATCCTTTGGGCAGACGGGAGTTCTTCCCCCTGTCGTTTCTGCATGGGCCGCCAATCTGATCTTTGCGCTGTCCGGCATCTGGCTGGCGATGACACTCGATCGTTGACGCACACCCTGACGGCGGAATAACCGTTTGTCAGAAGCCGCACTCCTCGTGTCAATTATATCCGGAGACTGGGGGCACCGATGAAAACCATCATCCTTATGTCGTTGTTGGCCTTGGCGATCGCCCTGCCGGTAGGTGCGGCCCCAACGAACGGCGCCGGCAAGCAAATGAAACCCCTCAAAAAAACCATTGAAAAGCCGCCGGCAACGGAGCCGCTCAACATCCTGAGCATCATTCCGGCCCAAGGCGAACCGAATATCACCGTAACCCTGTCGGGCACCGGCTTCACAGGGAAAACGGCCGCGTTCCTCGGCACCAACGAAATTCCGACCACGGTCCAGGGAAACGAAGTGCTCACATTTGTCATCCCGAAACTCGCCCCAGGACTCTATGCCCTGTTTCTCAAACGGGAAGACGGCACCGTCAGCAGAACCTACAACTTTTCGATCTTCGCCCCCAAGCCGTTTATCGATGGCGTTTCCCCCGATACTGTCGACATCTGCTCCGCGACCGGCGAGCGGGCAATCACCATCAGTGGCCGAAACTTCCAGCCAGGTTGCCAGGTCCTCTTCAATGGAGCCGTCGTAAAGAGCAGCTACAACTCTGAGGAATCGATTTCGTTTTCCGTTCCGCCGGCCCCGGGCGGATTGCACAAGGTCCAGGTCAAAAACCCTGACGAATCAATTACCACTCCGGTAACGCTAGCCATCACCGCCACTCCGGAAATATCCAGTGTCAGCATCGGTGAAAGTTCGGTCAACTATTACAAACTGATTATCGACGGCAAGAATTTTCAGCCAGGATCGACCATCGCGGTCGATGAGAGGTACTTTCAGGCCGGGCTCAACGCAGGGGCCGCCAAACGTCTGACAGCCGGAAACCCGAGTACGGGAGAACGGGAGATGCTCATGTATGTCAGTTGTTCGGAACTGGTTTACCAACGTTACCCGGCCGACCCCACCGACAAGGATCTCCGCCTCCAGGTAATAAACCCCAATGGGGAAGCCAGTTCCGTCGTCCAGGTTACTGCGCCATAAATGGGAAAGGCTGCCGGTCGTTAGCGCCCCTTGTCCGTTTTAGGTCGGTGCCGGATATCCTGCTGAAGCAGCTCCCCCAAAGCAGCATCATAATACTCTTTTTTGCAATCAACGCCGGTGATGGACCCCGTTTTCAGCAACCTGAACAGCCGGCAGCCACCAAAGCAGATCGGCAAATAGGCGCATTCCAGACACTCGTCATTCTTCCAGGAATCCAGGCAATGTGATTCCCTGCACTCCTGCACGCCCGACCAGAGATCACCGACGGCAAATCCATCCATACCGACGAAAGCAGGACATTTGTAAAAACTCCCGTCATAGTTGATTACCAATTCCTCGGACGACCCGATCATACAGGCGTGCGGCTCCATTTTCGGGGTGGCAAACCCACGCTTGAGAATCTCTTCCCGCAAAAA contains:
- the pyrH gene encoding UMP kinase, translating into MGIPYYKRVLLKLSGEALAGDQGYGIDPQTIKAIAAEIKEVTETGAELALVIGGGNIFRGLAASSKGMDRASADYMGMLATMINSLAMQDALEKIGVDTRVQSAIAMQEVAEPYIRRRAIRHLEKSRIVIFGAGTGNPYFTTDTAASLRAMEIGADVILKGTKVDGVYSADPMKDPNASKYPRLTYLEVLKKGLQVMDATATSLCMDNNLPIIVFDVTTYGNIKKVVCGEEIGTIVKGE
- the tsf gene encoding translation elongation factor Ts — its product is MSITAAQVNELRKVTGAGLMDCKKALTETGGDQEKAIDYLRKKGLAAASKKAGRIASEGMVGSYIHAGGKIGVLIEVNCETDFVARNENFQAFVKDIAMHIAAASPLYVRREEVPADVIEREKDIYRAKAKESGKPDNIIEKIIEGQVNKFFADICLLEQQYVKDSDKSVQQYLNETIAAIGENISVRRFVRYALGEGLAKKETDFAAEVAAAAGL
- the rpsB gene encoding 30S ribosomal protein S2, whose product is MSNITMKELLEAGVHFGHQTKRWNPKMKPFIFGARNGIYIIDLQKTVRLFKNAYNFVRENAQAGETMLFVGTKKQAQDAIGEEAQRCGMYYVNQRWLGGMLTNFATVKQSIDRLKRLDAMIADGSIDAYTKKEALQLEKERQKLEKTLGGIKGMSKLPGALFVIDPKNETIAVNEAKKLGIPVVAVVDTNCDPDPIDYVIPGNDDAIRAIRLLTSKMAEAVNEGLQVRETELQTESEGEEAVVAAEAPVAETEEVEA
- the lptF gene encoding LPS export ABC transporter permease LptF: MSRIIFRYIFKETAVPFFLGMAIFTFVLLMGRLLKLAELVFAKGVPILDVGKLIFFMLPSFLVITIPMAFLLAVLLAFGRLSADSEIIALKAGGVGTAAMMPPVLTFAALAYLATTFISVYALPWGNTSFKEFLYEVIETRAAMSINEKVFNDDFPGLVIYVDNYNQRTHEITGILIHDERNPEEPSTIFASSGKLITIPEERTVRLHLENGSIHRSQGGNIYRLIEFSSYDLLVTLQQQKKDYRNELDLTLSELLAHLHKPGEDPKFRRDVLIELNKRFALPFACFVFAVIGVPLGIQNQRSGKAGGFSAALLLLMLYYILMSAGRTIGEKGIVHPAVGAWLPNGLFIAFGLYLLHKAATEQPIPLVQTVSDLLHWAKTHLGRQRRDS
- the lptG gene encoding LPS export ABC transporter permease LptG: MNILTRYITAAYLKIFTLCLASFVVIYLVIDFLEKIGRFLRYQPQWLHIVEFFLYKIPEIVTQVVPLAVLMATLLTLGMLSRNSEIIAMRGCGIGLGRISMPIIVIACVISLLTIVSNELILPETYQQMRYIEEVLIRKKSANTFFRQNNIWHRDNNVILMARAFDPTHQLLKGITLWYFSSGMKPIERIDSNQGDWDGKQWILRNVTIRKLGPTAIATASKTSRMPVTLNLQLDDLKVVDKYADNMGFFKLRDYIDKLRKGGYETTRYEAQMHAKISLPFASLIMAFLGIPFALRSGRSSGIALGIGASIGIGFAYFITNSIIVSFGQTGVLPPVVSAWAANLIFALSGIWLAMTLDR
- a CDS encoding IPT/TIG domain-containing protein translates to MKTIILMSLLALAIALPVGAAPTNGAGKQMKPLKKTIEKPPATEPLNILSIIPAQGEPNITVTLSGTGFTGKTAAFLGTNEIPTTVQGNEVLTFVIPKLAPGLYALFLKREDGTVSRTYNFSIFAPKPFIDGVSPDTVDICSATGERAITISGRNFQPGCQVLFNGAVVKSSYNSEESISFSVPPAPGGLHKVQVKNPDESITTPVTLAITATPEISSVSIGESSVNYYKLIIDGKNFQPGSTIAVDERYFQAGLNAGAAKRLTAGNPSTGEREMLMYVSCSELVYQRYPADPTDKDLRLQVINPNGEASSVVQVTAP